A genomic region of Trifolium pratense cultivar HEN17-A07 linkage group LG3, ARS_RC_1.1, whole genome shotgun sequence contains the following coding sequences:
- the LOC123916997 gene encoding uncharacterized protein LOC123916997: protein MDRETKQVMLKNKNMDVLDILNQTLTIYFKNINFIIFTLLTSIPLFFLMVYFETLFQQILVQTPKIISSLPFHEKHQITFSYMDSLSYMDSNGNIFTYIDHIPSFSQDYLPLLVQLCLIYTIPLHVLEFFSKVLTMDLASKLINLEENKNMSLKYMFQNSIDLSIMKGTFITSLYTLTLSNCLLIAFPWTVSNCFGLASTFWCYIIFGMICFVAVGKLLMMYLEWSVIWDMSIVISVLDGIYGIGAMRVSYYFNSGNQKRGLVLMLFFFVFGSFLRLICIYFECYNGGNGIFVQIGVLSVVNTLKWVACVIYFNDCKERKMEKKIDDEEMGKDKLESDSSKT from the coding sequence ATGGATCGTGAAACCAAACAAGTTATGctcaagaacaagaacatgGATGTCTTAGATATCCTCAATCAAACTCTAACCATCTATTTCAAAAACATCAATTTCATCATCTTCACACTCCTAACTTCTAtacctttattttttctcatgGTTTACTTTGAAACATTGTTCCAACAAATTTTAGTTCAAACTCCAAAAATCATCTCATCTCTACCTTTCCATGAAAAACATCAAATTACTTTCTCATACATGGATTCATTATCATACATGGATTCTAATGGAAACATATTCACATACATTGATCATATCCCAAGTTTTAGCCAAGATTATTTACCTCTTTTGGTTCAACTTTGTTTAATTTACACTATCCCTCTTCATGTTCTAGAATTTTTTTCTAAAGTATTAACTATGGATTTAGCTTCAAAGCTTATAAATCTAGAAGAGAATAAAAACATGAGTCTCAAATACatgtttcaaaattcaattgaTTTATCAATCATGAAAGGAACATTTATAACTTCTTTGTATACACTTACTTTATCAAATTGTCTACTTATTGCATTTCCATGGACAGTGAGTAATTGTTTTGGTTTAGCTAGTACTTTTTGGTGTTACATAATTTTTGGTATGATTTGTTTTGTAGCTGTTGgaaaattgttgatgatgtaTTTAGAATGGAGTGTTATTTGGGATATGAGTATTGTGATTTCTGTGTTGGATGGTATTTATGGAATTGGAGCTATGAGAGTTTCATATTATTTCAATAGTGGTAATCAAAAGAGAGGACTTGTTTTGAtgctttttttctttgtttttggaAGTTTTTTAAGGTTGATATGTATCTACTTTGAATGCtataatggaggaaatggaaTTTTTGTACAAATTGGTGTTCTTAGTGTTGTGAATACATTGAAATGGGTGGCTTGTGTGATTTATTTCAATGATTGTAAGGAGAGGAAAATGGAGAAGAAAATTGATGATGAGGAAATGGGTAAAGATAAGCTTGAAAGTGATTCatcaaaaacataa
- the LOC123916999 gene encoding EPIDERMAL PATTERNING FACTOR-like protein 1, with protein MASLNSYHYTTTISTFLFIILLHHMLHPVSTSNRLHSANPPRELLFEEKNKIGSMPPSCHSKCNECHPCMAIKVPSLPTTHDSIPPKVSAMEKWLQGNMYSNYKPLGWKCHCGEHFFNP; from the exons ATGGCTTCACTTAATTCATATCACTACACAACAACCATCTCCACCTTCCTCTTCATAATTCTTCTACATCATATGCTTCATCCTGTTTCTACCTCCAATCGCCTGCATTCTGCAAATCCTCCCCGG GAATTATTATTTGAAGAGAAAAACAAGATAGGTTCAATGCCACCAAGTTGTCATAGCAAATGCAATGAGTGTCATCCATGCATGGCAATTAAAGTACCATCCTTGCCCACTACTCATGATTCTATCCCTCCCAAAGTTTCTGCCATGGAAAAATGGCTACAAGGTAACATGTACTCCAATTACAAACCATTGGGATGGAAATGTCATTGTGGTGAGCACTTCTTCAACCCTTAA
- the LOC123917000 gene encoding DNA replication licensing factor MCM6, which produces MEAFGGYLVDEKAVRVENAFLDFLKSFRSGQRNELYYEAEIEVMRANESNTMFIDFDHVIRFSDLLQKAISDEYLRFEPYLQNACKRFVMELKPTFISDDNPNKDINVAFYNIPIVKRLRELATSEIGRLVSVTGVVTRTSEVRPELLQGTFKCLECGGVIKNVEQQFKYTEPTICPNATCNNRAKWALLRQESKFTDWQRVRMQETSNEIPAGSLPRSLDVILRHEIVEHARAGDTVIFTGTVIVIPDILALASPGERSECRREASQRKGSSSGNEGVRGLRALGVRDLSYRLAFIANSVQICDGRREIDIRNRKKDSDEDDQQFTEQELDEVQRMRNTPDFFTKLVESVAPTIFGHQDIKRAILLMLMSGVHKSTHEGISLRGDINVCIVGDPSCAKSQFLKYTSSIVPRSVYTSGKSSSAAGLTATVAKEPETGEFCIEAGALMLADNGICCIDEFDKMDIRDQVAIHEAMEQQTISITKAGIQATLNARTSILAAANPAGGRYDRSKPLKYNVALPPAILSRFDLVYIMIDDPDDVTDYHIASHIVRVHQKREEALAPTFTTAELKRYIGYAKTLKPKLTSDARKLLVDSYVSLRRADTNPGSRVAYRMTVRQLEALIRLSEAIARCHLDNQVQPRHVRLAVKLLQTSIIRVESSEIDLSEFQDQDMDEEAGSGEGNDNNDADDGQVGSSTAQQAAGTNEKPADGSIPQRKKSTVTDEYFQRITKALVMRLRQHEETVMQKEREKTAKQKEDEETGDVLAGMKQRELIKWYVDQQNAKNNYSSVEEAKVEISQIKAIIEILIRREGCLIVIDDGRQAATEAAGAEQSESAARNDRVLAVAPNYFVE; this is translated from the exons ATGGAAGCATTCGGCGGGTACTTGGTCGATGAGAAAGCCGTTAGGGTTGAAAACGCTTTCTTAGATTTTCTCAAAAG TTTCAGATCTGGACAACGAAATGAACTGTATTACGAAGCGGAGATTGAAGTGATGAGAGCTAACGAGTCAAACACGATGTTCATTGATTTTGATCACGTTATCAGATTCAGTGATCTTCTTCAGAAAGCTATCTCCGATGAAtatttgag GTTTGAACCTTACTTGCAGAATGCCTGCAAGAGGTTTGTTATGGAGCTTAAGCCAACTTTCATTTCTGATGATAACCCTAACAAGGACATCAATGTCGCATTCTATAATATTCCAATTGTCAAGAG GTTAAGGGAATTGGCTACATCAGAGATTGGAAGGCTTGTATCTGTTACAGGAGTGGTAACAAGAACTAGTGAGGTTCGACCGGAGCTTCTTCAAGGGACTTTCAAGTGCCTAGAATGTGGTGGGGTTATAAAGAATGTTGAACAGCAATTCAAGTATACTGAG CCAACAATCTGCCCTAATGCTACATGTAACAACAGAGCAAAGTGGGCACTGCTTCGCCAAGAGAGCAAATTTACTGATTGGCAAAGGGTGAGAATGCAGGAGACTTCCAATGAGATACCTGCAGGCTCTCTGCCTAGGTCATTGGATGTTATTCTTCGTCATGAGATTGTGGAACATGCTAGGGCTGGTGACAC GGTTATTTTTACTGGCACTGTAATTGTGATACCTGATATATTGGCATTGGCATCCCCTGGTGAGAGATCAGAATGTCGTAGGGAAGCTTCTCAACGCAAGGGTTCTTCATCTGGAAATGAAGGTGTGAGGGGCCTTAGGGCTTTAGGGGTCAGAGACCTCTCCTATCGTCTAGCTTTTATTGCCAACTCTGTTCAG atttgTGATGGTAGAAGAGAAATAGACATCAGGAATAGAAAGAAGGATTCAGATGAAGATGATCAGCAATTTACT GAACAGGAACTGGATGAAGTTCAACGAATGAGGAACACTCCAGATTTCTTCACCAAACTTGTTGAGAGTGTTGCTCCAACTATTTTTGGTCATCAAGATATAAAGCGAGCAATCCTTCTTATGCTTATGAGTGGGGTCCACAAATCTACTCATGAAGGCATCAGCCTTAGAGGAGACATAAATGTTTGTATTGTTGGAGATCCTAGCTGTGCAAAGTCTCAATTCCTTAA ATATACTTCAAGCATTGTTCCAAGATCTGTGTATACATCTGGGAAATCATCATCTGCTGCTGGATTGACTGCAACTGTTGCCAAGGAACCAGAAACTGGGGAGTTTTGTATAGAG GCCGGCGCTTTGATGCTTGCTGACAATGGCATTTGCTGCATTGATGAATTTGACAAGATGGATATAAGAGATCAG GTTGCAATTCATGAGGCTATGGAACAACAAACTATTAGTATCACAAAAGCAGGAATACAAGCAACACTCAATGCTCGTACTTCCATTCTTGCTGCTGCCAACCCTGCTGGAGGACGGTACGATAGGTCTAAACCACTGAAG TACAATGTGGCTCTTCCACCGGCTATACTTTCAAGGTTCGATCTTGTATACATTATGATTGATGACCCAGACGATGTTACAGATTACCACATAGCTTCTCATATTGTGCGAGTTCATCAAAAGCGCGAAGAAGCTCTTGCTCCAACGTTCACTACAGCAGAACTGAAGCGTTATATAGGCTATGCAAAAACTCTTAAACCAAAG CTAACGTCAGATGCAAGAAAACTACTGGTAGACTCTTACGTTTCTCTCCGTAGGGCTGATACAAATCCTGGCAGTAGGGTTGCATATCGTATGACAGTCAGGCAGTTGGAGGCTTTAATCAGGCTGTCAGAGGCCATTGCACGGTGTCATTTGGATAATCAG GTACAACCCCGTCATGTTCGTTTAGCAGTAAAACTGCTGCAAACATCTATAATAAG AGTGGAGTCCAGTGAGATTGATCTATCCGAGTTTCAAGATCAAGATATGGACGAAGAAGCAGGTAGTGGTGAAGGAAATGATAATAATGATGCTGATGATGGTCAAGTGGGAAGCTCTACCGCTCAGCAAGCCGCTGGAACTAATG AAAAACCAGCGGATGGGTCTATCCCCCAAAGAAAGAAATCTACTGTAACTGATGAATACTTTCAGAGGATTACCAAGGCCCTTGTCATGCGTCTTAGACAGCATGAGGAGACTGTAATGCAAAAAGAGCGCGAGAAGACTGCAAAGCAAAAAGAGGACGAGGAGACAG GAGATGTCTTGGCTGGGATGAAGCAACGAGAATTGATTAAATGGTATGTAGACCAGCAAAATGCGAAAAATAATTACAGTTCTGTGGAGGAGGCAAAAGTTGAAATTTCCCAAATTAAAGCAATTATAGAG ATTTTAATTCGAAGAGAGGGGTGTCTGATAGTGATAGACGATGGCAGACAAGCAGCAACAGAAGCTGCTGGTGCAGAACAATCCGAGTCTGCGGCTAGGAATGATAGAGTTTTGGCTGTTGctcctaattattttgttgaatgA
- the LOC123914547 gene encoding pentatricopeptide repeat-containing protein At1g62910-like: MNQERNNAVGELLKNATVRFCWDLLRILILEQLHVEVEGDQREVRSIHKALHFHDKLVAHRFQLEEANNVFAMMMRKGVKPDVVTYNSLMDGYCLVKEMNKAKGIFNTIAAQSGVTPDVLSYNIMINGFCKVKMVDEALNLLKEMRCRNIIPDVVTYNSLIDGLCKSRRISHALKLVDEMQDRGQQHDIFTYNSILDALCKNHHVEKAIALLTKVKDEGIQPNMCTYTILINGLCKDGRVEDARKVFEDLLVKGYNLDVYTYTVMIQGFCDKGLLDEALALL; encoded by the exons ATGAATCAAGAACGTAATAATGCTGTGGGTGAGTTGTTAAAAAATGCAACAGTGAGATTTTGTTGGGATTTGCTGAGAATATTGATACTTGAACAATTACATGTTGAGGTTGAGGGCGATCAAAGAGAG GTCAGATCCATCCATAAAGCATTGCATTTTCATGACAAGTTGGTAGCCCACAGATTTCAGTTGGAAGAAGCTAATAATGTGTTTGCTATGATGATGAGAAAAGGTGTTAAACCTGATGTTGTTACTTATAACTCTTTAATGGATGGATATTGCTTAGTTAAAGAAATGAACAAGGCCAAGGGTATATTCAACACCATAGCTGCTCAAAGTGGAGTGACTCCTGATGTTTTGAGTTACAATATTATGATTAATGGATTTTGTAAAGTTAAAATGGTGGATGAAGCCTTAAATCTCTTAAAAGAAATGCGTTGTAGAAACATTATTCCTGATGTGGTAACTTACAATTcccttattgatggtttgtgcaaATCAAGGAGAATATCACATGCTTTGAAGCTTGTCGATGAGATGCAGGATAGAGGGCAACAACACGATATATTTACTTACAATTCTATATTAGATGCTTTATGCAAAAACCATCATGTTGAAAAGGCAATTGCATTATTAACAAAAGTTAAGGATGAGGGTATTCAACCAAATATGTGCACGTATACTATTCTTATCAACGGATTGTGTAAAGATGGAAGAGTAGAGGACGCAAGAAAGGTTTTTGAAGATCTTTTGGTCAAAGGCTACAATCTAGATGTTTATACATATACTGTTATGATCCAAGGGTTTTGCGACAAGGGCTTGCTTGATGAAGCCTTGGCCTTGCtataa
- the LOC123917001 gene encoding uncharacterized protein LOC123917001 gives MLLTSHHHHHFTHSLSSSSSLLRPLHLNTPILNFKLQSTSHRLTSFTVHANSLRHRSQISVSNHVSDSNFDSFLSFIELSCLLSSVIVSATVAVTSVWKKELFVSIGNRVAPWSLLMLVVGVLTGALIRRRKWRETVNGGFSGSEVDLLLRIEKLEEDLRNSTTVVRVLSRQLEKLGIRFRVTRKTLKEPITETAALAQKNSAAARALAMQSEILEKELGEIQKVLLAMQVQQQKQLDLILAIAKAGKLWESKRETSEEHGTIEMSNSAVNLNQEVHQV, from the exons atGTTACTCACTTCTCATCATCACCACCATTTCACACAttcactttcttcttcttcttccctctTACGTCCCCTTCATCTCAACACTCCAATCCTCAACTTCAAACTACAATCAACATCACATAGATTAACCTCCTTCACCGTCCACGCGAATTCCTTACGTCACCGATCTCAAATTTCCGTCTCCAACCATGTTTCCGATTCCAATTTCGATTCCTTCCTTTCCTTTATCGAACTCTCCTGCCTTCTCTCTTCCGTTATCGTATCCGCCACCGTCGCCGTGACTTCGGTTTGGAAGAAGGAGTTGTTTGTTTCAATCGGTAACAGAGTTGCTCCGTGGAGTTTGTTGATGTTAGTGGTTGGTGTTTTGACCGGTGCTTTGATTAGGAGAAGGAAATGGAGAGAGACGGTGAACGGTGGTTTTTCTGGTTCGGAGGTGGATTTGTTGCTTAGGATTGAGAAATTGGAGGAAGATTTGAGAAACTCTACGACGGTTGTTAGGGTTTTGTCTAGACAGCTTGAGAAATTGGGGATTAGGTTTCGTGTTACTCGCAAGACTTTGAAGGAGCCTATAACTGAG ACTGCAGCTCTGGCACAGAAGAATTCTGCGGCCGCAAGAGCATTAGCCATGCAATCAGAAATATTGGAGAAGGAGCTCGGGGAAATTCAAAAGGTTTTACTAGCAATGCAG GTACAACAGCAAAAACAACTTGATCTCATTCTTGCAATAGCAAAGGCCGGTAAGCTATGGGAAAGCAAGCGTGAAACTAGCGAAGAACACGGGACAATAGAAATGTCTAACTCAGCTGTGAATCTCAATCAGGAGGTCCACCAAGTTTGA
- the LOC123917003 gene encoding polyadenylate-binding protein 2 isoform X1 — translation MDEEEHEVYGGEIPDVAEMEADIDMSGADDEASGMKELDEMRRRLKEMEEEAAALREMHAKVEKEIGSVQDPAAVAASQENREEADARSVFVGNVDYACTPEEVQQHFQSCGTVNRVTILTDKFGQPKGFAYVEFVETEAVQEALLLTESELHGRQLKVLPKRTNVPGMKQYRPRRFNPYMAYGFRRPYAPPYMYSPYGFGKAPRFRRPNRYMPYY, via the exons ATGGACGAGGAAGAGCATGAGGTTTACGGAGGAGAGATCCCAGACGTGGCAGAGATGGAAGCTGACATTGACATGTCCGGCGCCGACGATGAAGCCAGTGGTATGAAGGAGCTCGACGAGATGAGGCGCCGCTTGAAGGAAATGGAAGAAGAAGCTGCCGCTCTTCGCGAAATGCATGCTAAGGTCGAGAAGGAAATTGGCTCCGTTCAAG ATCCTGCTGCTGTAGCTGCTTCTCAGGAAAACAGGGAGGAGGCAGATGCTCGATCTGTTTTTGTCGGCAAT GTTGATTATGCATGCACACCAGAGGAAGTGCAGCAACACTTTCAGTCATGCGGTACAGTGAACAGGGTCACTATCCTGACAGACAAGTTTGGTCAGCCTAAAGGTTTTGCTTATGTGGAATTTGTTGAAACTGAAGCTGTTCAAGAGGCTCTCCTGTTAACTGAATCTGAATTGCATGGACGTCAATTGaaa GTTCTGCCTAAGAGGACTAATGTCCCTGGAATGAAACAATACCGTCCTAGGCGATTCAATCCTTACATGGCATATGGCTTCAGGAGGCCTTATGCTCCTCCTTACATGTACTCCCCTTATGGATTTGG GAAGGCTCCTAGGTTTAGAAGGCCAAATCGTTACATGCCATATTATTAG
- the LOC123917003 gene encoding polyadenylate-binding protein 2 isoform X2 gives MIQLHNWRRQLVVLFEEFCVDYACTPEEVQQHFQSCGTVNRVTILTDKFGQPKGFAYVEFVETEAVQEALLLTESELHGRQLKVLPKRTNVPGMKQYRPRRFNPYMAYGFRRPYAPPYMYSPYGFGKAPRFRRPNRYMPYY, from the exons ATGATTCAACTTCACAACTGGAGGAGACAGCTTGTGGTTCTTTTTGAAGAATTTTGT GTTGATTATGCATGCACACCAGAGGAAGTGCAGCAACACTTTCAGTCATGCGGTACAGTGAACAGGGTCACTATCCTGACAGACAAGTTTGGTCAGCCTAAAGGTTTTGCTTATGTGGAATTTGTTGAAACTGAAGCTGTTCAAGAGGCTCTCCTGTTAACTGAATCTGAATTGCATGGACGTCAATTGaaa GTTCTGCCTAAGAGGACTAATGTCCCTGGAATGAAACAATACCGTCCTAGGCGATTCAATCCTTACATGGCATATGGCTTCAGGAGGCCTTATGCTCCTCCTTACATGTACTCCCCTTATGGATTTGG GAAGGCTCCTAGGTTTAGAAGGCCAAATCGTTACATGCCATATTATTAG